The genome window CGAGATCATGCAAGCCAGCGCCGAGCTGGCGGAGCGACTCGATGTACGCCTGCACACGCACCTGGCCGAGACTCTCGATGAAGAGGCCTTCTGCCTGCAACGCTTCGGCCTGCGCACCGTGGATTACCTGGACAGCGTCGGCTGGCTCGGCCCGCGCACCTGGCTGGCCCACGGCATTCATTTCAACCCGGATGAAATCGCTCGTCTCGGTGCCGCTGGCACCGGCATTTGCCATTGCCCCAGTTCCAACATGCGCCTGGCCTCTGGCATCTGCCCGACCCTGGAGCTCACCGCCGCTGGCGCCCCCATAGGCCTGGGGGTAGACGGCTCGGCGTCCAACGATGCCTCGAACATGATCCTCGAAACCCGCCAGGCGTTGTACATCCAGCGTCTGCGCTATGGCGCGCAAGCGATCACGCCAGAACGCGTACTGGGCTGGGCGACCCGTGGCTCGGCGCAACTGCTCGGGCGCAGCGATATCGGCGAACTGGCCGTGGGCAAGCAGGCCGACCTGGCGCTGTTCAAGCTCGATGAACTGCGTTTCTCCGGCAGCCACGACCCGATCTCGGCCCTATTGCTGTGCGGTGCGGACCGGGCGGATCGGGTGATGATCGGTGGGCAATGGCGAGTGATCGACGGGCAGGTCGAGGGGTTGGATTTGAAGGGGCTGATTGCCGATCACAGCCAGGCGGCGCGGGAATTGATCGCCGGCGCCTGATCCAACCCAAATCCCCTGTGGGAGCGAGCTTGCTCGCGATAGCGCCAGATCAGTCAACATTGATGTTGAATGGCTGGCCGCCATCGCGAGCAAGCTCGCTCCCACAATGGATGCTGTATTGGGCCTAGAGGCCCAGCAGGGACAACATGATAAACGTCGCGAACAACACAAAGTGGG of Pseudomonas fluorescens contains these proteins:
- a CDS encoding 8-oxoguanine deaminase → MPATRTWLKNPLAIFTANDLDARGGLVLQDDVIVELLSAGQQPAQPCDHIFDAREHVILPGLINTHHHFYQTLTRAWAPVVNQPLFPWLKTLYPVWARLTPEKLALASKVALAELLLSGCTTAADHHYLFPQGLEQAIDMQVQSVRELGMRAMLTRGSMSLGEADGGLPPQQTVQQGEVILADSQRLIAEYHERGDGARIQIALAPCSPFSVTPEIMQASAELAERLDVRLHTHLAETLDEEAFCLQRFGLRTVDYLDSVGWLGPRTWLAHGIHFNPDEIARLGAAGTGICHCPSSNMRLASGICPTLELTAAGAPIGLGVDGSASNDASNMILETRQALYIQRLRYGAQAITPERVLGWATRGSAQLLGRSDIGELAVGKQADLALFKLDELRFSGSHDPISALLLCGADRADRVMIGGQWRVIDGQVEGLDLKGLIADHSQAARELIAGA